The DNA region ATCTCGATCATGCTGTCGCCGACCACGGTCAGGGCGAACAGCTCGCCGTCGCCGACGAGTTGTCGCGGCAGTGCGTAGACGTCCTCGACCATTTCCTCGGCGAGCAGCGGTGCGCCGGCGGCGATCCGTCCGACGAGCGGCACATCCACCGCAGGCTCGGACTTGTGTCCCAGGTCAGGTGCCCAGGAGGGGCGTACGCAGTAGGCGCGGGGACGGTGCGGGTCGCGGTACAGGACGCCTTTGCGTTCCAGGGCCATCAGTTGGTGGGCGACCGAGGACGTACTGGCGAGCTTCACGGCCTGGCCGATTTCCCGCATCGACGGCGGGTAGCCCTGCCGGGCGACCGTCTGCGTGATGTAGCGGACGATAGCCGCTTGCCGGTCCGTCAGCTCTCTTTCCGCGGTCTGGGGGCCTGGGGGCCGACCTCGGCGTGTCGGCGCGTTGTTGTCCATGCCGGGCACCTCCGTACAAGATCCTCGCGGAACGCGACCTTAACCCGCCACCCAACATAAATGGAACACTGTTTCGATTGGATAGTTGTGGAGTGCGTCAGACATTTCGGCAGGGCTGTGACCGTTCAGGCTTGCTGGCGGTTGTTCATCGGAGTTGGCGAGTTCTCGCCTGCAAGCGATCACGTCGCGTTGAGTAGCGAGCAGATGTGGTGATCTGCACCAGCGTCGGGTACGGCAGTGCTCCTGTTGACCCATGGGTGAGGTGCTGAAGGCGAAGATCCGCTCGGACTCATGCGGTCTGGAGCAGTTGGTCGCGGGCTATGACGAAGGTCGTATTCGTGACCGGCTGGTGCTCGGGGATGGGTGGCCGCGCCGGTGGAGTGGAACGTGGCTGGTTGGTGGGGGTGAGGTGTCATGGCCGGTCCGTGATATGGAGTCCGTGCCGGTGTCTTCGTCGAAGCCGGTGAGCGCGGGCACGACCAGCCTGTTCGACCTCGAACCCACGATGGCGAGCATCCTGCTGGTCACATCGGACGGGAATCCTGAATCCGTGGTGCCCCAGGAACTCCTGGTAAGCGCACGACGCAGCGAGGTGCACGTCCGGCACCGGCCACGTACGACATTCCGCCCACCGCACGAGTGGCCCGTTCCGCGAGTTGACAGAGTGCGGAACCTTCATGCCAATATTAGTAACGACACGAACTAAATCCTCCGCGCCGCGACGGTCGCGGTGGTCCCACCGAAAGGACGTGCGGCGATGGCGGACTGGCCGCTCGTCCCCGATGAGGAGGCCTTCGCTCCGGGCAGCCTGCTGCGCACAGCGCAGCAGGTGCACGATCGCCTGTGGCAGGAGCTGGTGCCCGGCAGCTGCACCTCGCCGCAGTTCGCGGTGCTCCACCGGCTGGCGCTGCGGCCGGGCATCGACCAGCGCACCCTGGGCGAGGCCGCCGGCCTCGACAGGGCCACCGGCGCCGAGCTCGTGGCCCGGCTCGAACAGTCGGGGCTGATCAGACGAGAGCGCGCCGCGGCGGACGCGCGCCGCAACAGCCTTCGGCTCACCGTGGCCGGCGACACCGCCCTGCGGGCCTGTGCGCCCTGGGTGGCCCAGGTGCAACTGCGACTGACCGCCCCGCTGGGTGATGCCGGGACCGGGCGGATTCTGCGGCTGCTGAGGACGGTCGCCGAGGTGGCGACCGGTCAGCCGGTTGGGCAGGAGCTGCCCGAAATCGTCGGCCTGCCCGCGGATCCGTCCCGCATCCCCGGCCACCTGGTCCGAGTGGCCCAGCAGCGACACACCCAATTCTGGACGGCCGCCGTGGGCGAAAGGCCGACCTCCCCCCAGTACGGCGTGCTCTACCGCCTGGCGCGGGAACCGGGCATCGACCAGACCACGCTGGCCGACCGTATCGCCCTGGCCAAGGCGCCCACCGGCGAGATCGTGAAGCGGCTCGTCGCACGGAGTGAAGTCCTGCGCGACGTCGACCCGGGCGACGCCCGCCGCAGGCTGCTCACGCTCAGCCCGCAGGGACGTCAGGTTCTGCGGGACGTCACGCCCGCGGTGCTGCGCGTCCAGGAGGAGCTGACCGCGGAACTCACCGCGGACGAGCGCAGGGAACTGCTCACACTGCTCAGGAGGATCACCCGGCCGTAGCCGCGGGCTTTTTCTTCCGCATTTAGTAACTGTACGAACTGAATGCGGGAGAAGAGCACCACGAGGCAAGCCGGGGAGACATGAGATGGAGACGCGAAATGACGACTCAACGCTTTGACGCACCTGCCGATCCGCTGCTGCACGCTCTCTACGGCGACCTCGCGGAAAAGGATCTCCAGCCGCTGTGGCGACTGCACGGGCTGCTGACCCCCACCCCTGCCGTCACGGCCGTCCCCCACCTCTGGCGGGGCAGGGACCTGCGCGACCTCGGCGAGCGGGCCGGACGTCTGGTGCCCGTGGACCGGGGCGGCGACCGGCGCGTGCTGTCACTGAGCAACCCCGGCCTGGGCGGACTGCCGTACGCCACCTCGACCCTCTGGGGTGCGGTGCAGTACCTGGGACCGGGCGAGACGGCGCCGGCCCACCGCCACACCCCCGCCGCTCTGCGCTTCGTCCTGGGGGGCGAAGGAGTATGGACCGCGGTGAACGGCGACCCGCTGGCCATGTCCGCCGGAGACCTGATCCTCACCCCCAGCTGGACCTGGCACGAGCACCACAACCCTGGTGACACCCCGATGACCTGGTTCGACGCCCTCGACCTGCCGCTCGTGGAAGGACTGGGCGCGGTGTTCTTCGAACCCGGCGACGGCAGAACGGCTGCCACCACCTCACCGGCCGGGCACTCCGCGTCCGAGCGCCGCTTCGGAGGCGGTCCCGGCCTGCTGCCCGACGGCACCACCACCCCGCCGCCCGCGCACTCCCCCCTGCTGCGCTACCGATGGGCCGACACCGACCGCGCCCTGGCCGGCCAACTCTCCGAACCCGCCTCCCAGGCCGCCCGCTCCGGCCACGCGCACATTCGCTACGCCGACCCGACCAGCGGCCGCGACGTGATGCCAACCATGCGCTGCGAGATGGACCGCTATCTGCCCGGCCACACCGCACCCGCCGTGAGGCGCACGGGCTCGTCCCTCGTCGCCGTCTTCCGGGGCTCGGGCACGGTCGCCCTCGACGGTACGCACCACGACATCGAACCCGGCGACCTGATCGCCGTCCCGTCCTGGACGGCGGTGCGCGTGCTCGCGCACGAAACCCTCGACCTGTTCACCGTCAACGACGCCCCCGTCCTGGAAGCCCTCGCCCTGTACCGGACCGAAGAGGTCACGGAAGACGCCCAAAACGTCGCCGACAACTGACCGTTCACCCTTGGGAGACCCCATGCGCATCGCCCGCTTCAACGAGGATCGCATCGGCATCGTCCGTGACAACCGCGTCCTGGACGTCACCGACCAGCTCACCGAGCGCCTCTCCCCGGCCCCCTACAGCCTGGCCCGCCGCCTGATCACCGAATTCGCCGCCGTCCGCCCGCTGCTGGAACAGACAGCGTCCGTCGCCGGGCCCGGAGACGGCCTTCCGCTCGGCCAGGCGCGGCTGCTGGCCCCCGTCCCCGACCCGGCGAAGATCGTCGCGGCACCGGTCAACTACCGGGACCACCAGTCGGAGATGAACGAGGCGTACCACATCAGCTCGCTCGGCTTCTTCCTGAAGTCGCCGTCCTCGATCCTCGACCCCGAGGGGACTGTGCGCCTGCCCTACACCGACCGGCGCTTCGACCACGAAGCCGAGTTCGCGCTCGTCGTCGGACGCCGGGCCAGCCATGTCACGCCCGAGCAGGCACTGGACCACGTCTTCGGCTACACGGGCCTGATGGACATCACCATGCGCGGCGGCGAGGACCGCTCCACCCGCAAGTCCTTCGACACCTTCACCCCGCTCGGGCCGTGGCTCGTCACCCCTGACGAGCTCGGCTCCCCCGAGGACGTCGGCCTGGAACTGACCGTCAACGGCGAACCGAGGCAGAAGGCCAACACCAGCGAACTCATCTGGTCGGCCGCCCGCTTCCTGTCCTACGCCTCCACGGTCACCGTGCTGGAGCCCGGTGACGTGGTCACCACCGGCACCCCCGCAGGCGTCGCCCCCGTCGAGGACGGCGATGTCGTCGAACTGACCGTCGCCCGCATCGGCCGCCTGCGTGTGGCGGTGTCGGCCGAGGGCGCCGTGCCCTGCCCCACCTCGGGAGCCTCCCGCGGCCCCGTTCCACCGCCCGCCCCCAGCCACAAGTAACCGACGAGCCCACGAGGACGACATCATGACGAACGCGACACGCGTCCCGCTACTCATCGTCGGCGGCGGCATCGGCGGCATGGCAGCGGCCCTCGCCGCGGCCCGCGCAGGACAGCAGGTGCGGCTGCTGGAACGCGCCCCCGCGTTCACCGAGATCGGCGCCGGCCTCCAGGTCGGGCCCAACGCCATCCGGGTCCTGGCCGGCCTCGGCCTCTACCCGCAGATCGAGAAGGTCGCGGTCTTCCCCGAGCGCGGGGTGTT from Streptomyces sp. NBC_00258 includes:
- a CDS encoding cupin domain-containing protein; the encoded protein is MTTQRFDAPADPLLHALYGDLAEKDLQPLWRLHGLLTPTPAVTAVPHLWRGRDLRDLGERAGRLVPVDRGGDRRVLSLSNPGLGGLPYATSTLWGAVQYLGPGETAPAHRHTPAALRFVLGGEGVWTAVNGDPLAMSAGDLILTPSWTWHEHHNPGDTPMTWFDALDLPLVEGLGAVFFEPGDGRTAATTSPAGHSASERRFGGGPGLLPDGTTTPPPAHSPLLRYRWADTDRALAGQLSEPASQAARSGHAHIRYADPTSGRDVMPTMRCEMDRYLPGHTAPAVRRTGSSLVAVFRGSGTVALDGTHHDIEPGDLIAVPSWTAVRVLAHETLDLFTVNDAPVLEALALYRTEEVTEDAQNVADN
- the lexA gene encoding transcriptional repressor LexA, which translates into the protein MDNNAPTRRGRPPGPQTAERELTDRQAAIVRYITQTVARQGYPPSMREIGQAVKLASTSSVAHQLMALERKGVLYRDPHRPRAYCVRPSWAPDLGHKSEPAVDVPLVGRIAAGAPLLAEEMVEDVYALPRQLVGDGELFALTVVGDSMIEMAICDGDIVIVRRMDSADHGDVVAALLEDEATVKQLRRQDGQVWLMPHNSAYEPIPGDQAQILGKVVSVLRQL
- a CDS encoding fumarylacetoacetate hydrolase family protein, which gives rise to MRIARFNEDRIGIVRDNRVLDVTDQLTERLSPAPYSLARRLITEFAAVRPLLEQTASVAGPGDGLPLGQARLLAPVPDPAKIVAAPVNYRDHQSEMNEAYHISSLGFFLKSPSSILDPEGTVRLPYTDRRFDHEAEFALVVGRRASHVTPEQALDHVFGYTGLMDITMRGGEDRSTRKSFDTFTPLGPWLVTPDELGSPEDVGLELTVNGEPRQKANTSELIWSAARFLSYASTVTVLEPGDVVTTGTPAGVAPVEDGDVVELTVARIGRLRVAVSAEGAVPCPTSGASRGPVPPPAPSHK
- a CDS encoding MarR family winged helix-turn-helix transcriptional regulator yields the protein MADWPLVPDEEAFAPGSLLRTAQQVHDRLWQELVPGSCTSPQFAVLHRLALRPGIDQRTLGEAAGLDRATGAELVARLEQSGLIRRERAAADARRNSLRLTVAGDTALRACAPWVAQVQLRLTAPLGDAGTGRILRLLRTVAEVATGQPVGQELPEIVGLPADPSRIPGHLVRVAQQRHTQFWTAAVGERPTSPQYGVLYRLAREPGIDQTTLADRIALAKAPTGEIVKRLVARSEVLRDVDPGDARRRLLTLSPQGRQVLRDVTPAVLRVQEELTAELTADERRELLTLLRRITRP